One window of Tachysurus vachellii isolate PV-2020 chromosome 21, HZAU_Pvac_v1, whole genome shotgun sequence genomic DNA carries:
- the psmg3 gene encoding proteasome assembly chaperone 3 — MAPLIKTRQTEKTIDGISTQVVCTEFSNYIFIVLTQYGKIGTLVSVSPDSRSSDISTTMLTTKVLLGKDEALTHVYAKNVAAFVCQEAGNRPVLLGLALKDCSAENLKTLKEMIKSCQVW, encoded by the exons ATGGCGCCGCTCATCAAAAcgcgacagacagagaaaacaaTCGACGGGATCTCGACTCAAGTCGTTTGCACGGAGTTCAGTAACTACATCTTCATCGTGCTTACGCAGTACGGGAAGATCGGGACGCTGGTCTCCGTATCACCTGACTCGAGATCCAGCGACATCAGCACGACCATGCTCACTACCAAAGTGCTGCTCGGAAAAGACGAG GCCCTTACGCACGTCTATGCAAAAAACGTCGCAGCATTTGTTTGCCAGGAAGCAGGAAATCGTCCGGTTCTTTTGGGACTCGCTCTTAAAGACTGCAGTGCTGAAAATCTGAAAACGCTCAAAGAAATGATCAAAAGCTGCCAAGTTTGGTGA